The following is a genomic window from Pedobacter sp. KBS0701.
CTTTTTCTATATCTATACCACTGTCCGATAAGACTTTTTGTGCCTGTTCCGTACTTACCCTGCGCGTTGGGTTGAATTGATGTTCGAGTGGTATGGATACGTGGTTAATGCTCTTCCTTAATTTGCTACCTGGTCTTTTCCTTATTTTTCTTTTCATATCGATAGGCATATAAAGGCAATTATGGTTGAATTCTTTATGAAAATATCCAATATTGGAATTAGGGAAAAGAGGTACCCGTTTTTTATCAGTAGGTAATCGAAGAAAGGTTTAACTTTTTAATATGTCATTTGAGTTCCTGTTCAATTCTTAACCAAGTTAAGGTTCAGTTCTGGCACGCAAAGGAATTTCCGGCATAAACGCTCCTGTAGCCTTTGCCCGCTTACCCATTTATTCCGTTCCTCCTTTTGCTTTGGCAGAAGCTGAACCTTACTGGGGGCCATAATTAAATCGGAAAAATTATGGAAAATTTAAGTTTTAAAGTAGCAGAGATTGAGATCAGTTACCGTCCGGCGTTTAAATTGGCAGAGTTGCCAGAAGTTACTTCTTCCAGGGAAGCTTATGAGGTTTTGATGGATCGTTGGGATGATGGAAGGTTGGAGCTTGTGGAAGAGTTTAAAGTGATTTTGCTCAACAGGAGGGGCAGGGTATTGGGTGTAGTGAATATTTCACAGGGTGGTTTTTCGGGAACGGCTGCAGATCCTAAGGTGATTTTTGCAGTGGCGCTGAAGGCCTGTGCGAGTGCAATTATATTGGCACATAACCATCCTAGTGGCGAGTTATCTCCGAGTGATGCTGATCTGGCTTTAACTAGGAAA
Proteins encoded in this region:
- a CDS encoding JAB domain-containing protein, coding for MENLSFKVAEIEISYRPAFKLAELPEVTSSREAYEVLMDRWDDGRLELVEEFKVILLNRRGRVLGVVNISQGGFSGTAADPKVIFAVALKACASAIILAHNHPSGELSPSDADLALTRKLKSGGDILGISVHDHLIVSRYGFYSFLDEGVM